The DNA segment CGCTCAAGATTCAACGCAtaatatatatacagtataaACTGACCACCCTTGAGCAGAAGTAGATCTAGTATAACTTCTGGGTTCATCCAAACCTAGTAACATTGGTTCGAATCATGTCTATGTGTTTAAAATCCAGTAAATAAGTACAAATAATAAATGTCAAACCCGAACCCATAACATTCGAATCCTGAATTTGCATTTGCCCTTGAGCCTATGTGGCTCGCCCACTGATTATATAGGTTTAGATACCAAGTGAGCAACAGTCTTCTGGTCCACAACCTGTAAAAGTAAATATTAGATGCAAATCTTTAGAACCATAATTCTTATGAGAAATCACAACATGATATTTATTGGCTGCGACATAGTTCTGTCGATGTTATTTATAGCAATTTCTCAACTCCAAATCCTTCAAAAGTTGCTCGGTAATATACTACGATAATAGACTCTTGAATGCAGAGGGAAAATACAAAAACTTTATCTGAGCATTGCACAGACACTGGACAAGTAATTTGAGATCTTCTACAGACCTTTTGGTTTACAGTAGCCAAACCAATGTGactaaaaagaaaaatgcaaTTGGGAAATTCCATGTCGTAGCATCGCGGAAGATATGTACAAATAATCAATTAGGAGGAGGAGCTTCAGAACTGGCAGCACCTGATATAATGTTCTATGTTCATGTTGAGAGTTTTATTGACATAAACAAGTGGCAGATTTAGCTTACACAGCATCGACTTCTGAAGGCAAAACTCCTCGAATAATATACAGGAGATCTTCTTGTGCTTCATTAGGTAGGTTCACGTAGACGAGTAGCCCATTGTGAGCTTAAAACACGAAGTCGTTCAAAGTACTCCCCCAAGGCAAGCAAGCCCTGAGCTGCTTGGTACGTATTAAGGATGCGGGACATCTGTTGGAGAGTTTCTTGGCGTAGATGATCCGCCTGTTTCCAGAAAGGCAACAGAGATGAGTCAGGAGAATGAATCAAGTATTCGAATCACGGACGTCGAAAGAATAAACTGAGTATTAGCACACCACAAAAACACATAAATGGAAGTTTTAAGAGAACTTCTATTGAAAGGAATGAAAATCCAATATGAGATACTACCTGATTTACGAACCTAACAAGAGCTTCCAACTTTTCGATGGCAGGCCCCATTTGTGGAAGAGTGTAATTTCCTTCGCCTAATCGGCCAGCTGCAACAGCCTCGGCAAGAATCTGGTGGAGTTTTACCATTCCTTGTGACAAGGCGTCTTCTGCTTGCTGACATGATTGTGTCAGGTTACAAACCTCCCGAAGTTGTTGTTCTGTCAACAGCTCAAGATGTGGTGTGAGAACCTGTAGGTTAACAGAAAATGTTGCATTAAGCACCTTTCTTAATCgaagacaaagaagaagaaaaaaagacgaTTATTCACgagcttaaggaaagaaataacataTGTTTGGCTTTGGTGATGAATTCAACTGAATGACAAAGACAATAGACACATGGACTCAATAACGAGCGTCAGTTGGGAATTCATACTGAGGCATGCATTACCTTTAGAAGCTCGGATGGCCGAAACCCCCCAATCCACATGAAAAAGCGCTCGGCTGATGTCTTCCACATGCCAGACATGATATAGAGGACATCAGCTTTAGCAGCTGTAGCTTTCATGCGAAAGAGATCAAAGTAGTGGCTCAGATAACCATCAACAATAATGCGTAATTCCGCTTCACCAATTTGAGAATGCAAAGCACTCCTTAGCTCATTTGTTTGTCTAGTTTGCTCTTCCACCCAGTGACCATACTCCATATCAAATGCAGCAGTTCCTGTGGATTCACGAAGTTAGGTTTGAAGGGAAACAAAAAACACAAAAAACAATgtatgaaaaagaaaaggaaatatgttattaatttaataaattgGTATTTTAACAGGCAATTGTGATGAACTCTagaaaatcaaataattaaataattaggcACCATGGCATTAATAGGTTTGCCAGAAATGATGAAATCATAGGAACTGCAAATTGCTCTCGTTTTGGTTCTATCTGACACACATTATTAATGTCTTACCACTGCGACCGTAGTTGTTTCTAACCAGCTATTCTTCATTAAGTTTCCTAGTTTGCTAAGTGATTTAGAAGAATGAGAGATACCGAGAAGGAAGCAATGACCAGAAATACTTGATAAGTAGAACAAATATGATGAATTGGAAGGTAATGAATAAGGATAAGAGTGACCCCGTTAATGTTCTAATAACAAGATACTCCAAAGCCAAAGAATTAAATGTTCATAGTAATAAGTAATGTATAAACACAACTGCAGGTGAAAGGAGAGCAGAAACAATTCcctgaaaataaaacaaaatattttcatCCTATGTTTCTTTAGTCTGTAAGTCTTATTTAAAGATCAAGCGGAATAATGTTTCCATTTTAAGTTTTATTCACTCTCAAGCAACAATGATCTAATGTATTAACTAGATCCAACGATTGGCATTTTAGGGTGATACAGTGATCTTAATATTATAGGAAAAGTAAGCAGCAAACGAAATTATGCAGAAGCTTCTTCCACTATGTACTCTATAATGAAACTAAGGTAAAGCTCTCATCTGAATTCTTTCCAAATCCAAGCATAATTTAATTGCTCCGACAAAGATCTGAGAATGAAGTTTGATTAAGTACATGACAATACAGTGTGAACCGACAAACCTGAGCTAGCGGTTACAGAGTAACTTAGCTGGCTAGCATCTAAACCACCACCTGCATACAGACCCTGTTGCAAAATGTTAGTTGATTTGTCAGATTTCTTTCGCCCTTAAAGGTAAAATATTCATCGCATTAATCAGCTAAAAGATCTCACCTTCATAaatagggagaaattcaaaaatagctagatttacaactggtcgttcaaaaatagcccagtttcaaaagtaattgaaaataagccacttttcatgtaaagataaatctgagcgaaaacactgttcaaaacccgaaaaatacgccagtatattatgctggagttccagcataagtatacttgaactccagcatattatactggagttccaggataagtatgctagaactccagcataatatgatggagttccaacataagtacactagaactccggCATAATacactggagttccagcaagtataccggtctagcataatatactggagtttggagcaccggtgctccagtctccagtatattatactggagccagcaaagtatatcggtccagcataatatgctggagttcatacacaggtgcaccgaactccagtatattatgttggaccggtctctgttgcagcaaaatagtggctatttttcattgatttggtaaacgctggctatttttgaatgaccagtccgaaaactggctataccgtgctatttttactcatAAATAAGAATAAATATTGTCCCTATACCTGTTTTCTGGCACGTTCTAATTCTTGTTCCAATTGAATCAGCTTCAATTTACTATTTTCTAACTGCTGAACATAGGCCTAAAGTAACACAATGTAAACTTggaaaatcaatgacacaagcagaGTACCAAATTGTCTTGTTTAATAAGGAAAAGTAACATTGAGTAGCAATGTTGCAGAATAAATTAGCAGAATTCAAGGAATACCTTCTTCCTCAAACGGCTTTTACGAGCAGCCTCACGGTTTTGTGCAAGACGTCTAAGTACCTGTATATCAGGTTTGGACATAAATCTTATTGCCACAAGGATTTTATACTTTTTGAGGTCTCATTGCCAAGAAAAGAATAATGAAAAAGAACATTAAGAAAAACAGGCAAATGATGAACTTGGCACTTAAAGATTTTAAGCAAGTTCTTGCCTGAAAGCAAGAAAGCCGCAAAacatatatattgatgatattcttcaACATGTCATTCCAAACAAGGAAACTCCGCTACAAAATTTATCAATTCAGATGTAATGTTCCCTTC comes from the Nicotiana sylvestris chromosome 4, ASM39365v2, whole genome shotgun sequence genome and includes:
- the LOC104247646 gene encoding TGACG-sequence-specific DNA-binding protein TGA-1A, producing MNSSTYTHFVASRRMGICDSIHQLGMWDDFNGSFPSTSATMILEVDKCLEDQIPLMEKRLENETEDTSHGTVGTSNRYEPETSKPVEKVLRRLAQNREAARKSRLRKKAYVQQLENSKLKLIQLEQELERARKQGLYAGGGLDASQLSYSVTASSGTAAFDMEYGHWVEEQTRQTNELRSALHSQIGEAELRIIVDGYLSHYFDLFRMKATAAKADVLYIMSGMWKTSAERFFMWIGGFRPSELLKVLTPHLELLTEQQLREVCNLTQSCQQAEDALSQGMVKLHQILAEAVAAGRLGEGNYTLPQMGPAIEKLEALVRFVNQADHLRQETLQQMSRILNTYQAAQGLLALGEYFERLRVLSSQWATRLREPT